The Brachybacterium huguangmaarense genome contains a region encoding:
- the rnpA gene encoding ribonuclease P protein component — MRSARSHVVVHLALLPEAPEGPRVGFVVSKKVGNSVVRHRVTRRLREIIRPRLSLLPSGSTCIVRALPGIDDVPFAQLTEQVDSAVRAAATKLCGARAVR, encoded by the coding sequence GTGCGCAGCGCCCGATCCCACGTGGTCGTCCACCTCGCCCTCCTGCCGGAGGCACCCGAGGGGCCCCGCGTGGGATTCGTCGTGTCCAAGAAGGTGGGCAACTCCGTTGTCCGCCACCGCGTGACCCGGCGTCTACGGGAGATCATCCGGCCTCGTCTGTCTCTGCTGCCAAGCGGGTCCACCTGCATCGTGCGCGCCCTGCCGGGCATCGACGACGTCCCGTTCGCACAGCTGACCGAGCAGGTCGACTCCGCAGTGCGGGCGGCGGCCACGAAGCTCTGCGGCGCCCGGGCGGTCCGATGA
- the rpmH gene encoding 50S ribosomal protein L34, with protein MTKRTFQPNNRRRARKHGFRARMRTRAGRAIINARRAKGRSELSA; from the coding sequence ATGACCAAGCGCACGTTCCAGCCGAACAACCGTCGCCGCGCCCGCAAGCACGGCTTCCGGGCCCGCATGCGCACCCGCGCCGGCCGCGCGATCATCAACGCGCGTCGTGCCAAGGGCCGCAGCGAGCTGTCGGCCTGA
- the rsmG gene encoding 16S rRNA (guanine(527)-N(7))-methyltransferase RsmG, with translation MAVRLFGDRLEVAERFAGLLAGAGVERGLIGPREVDRLWERHLLNCALLIDAIPASARTLADVGSGAGLPGLVVAIAREDLEVTLIETMQRRALWLEEAAAELGVEVEVVRSRAEELSDRTFDVVTARAVAALDKLATWTLPLVADGGHLLAMKGSSAAEEIEAAGATLSRRGGLDPHVVVVGEGEVALPTTVVTVRRADRAPAEREQAGRSPRRGARRGRTSH, from the coding sequence GTGGCCGTGCGCCTGTTCGGCGACCGCCTGGAGGTCGCGGAGCGCTTCGCGGGGCTGCTCGCCGGGGCGGGCGTCGAGCGGGGCCTGATCGGTCCGCGCGAGGTCGATCGCCTCTGGGAGCGGCATCTGCTCAACTGCGCCCTCCTGATCGACGCGATCCCCGCCTCGGCGCGCACCCTCGCCGACGTCGGCTCGGGGGCGGGCCTGCCGGGTCTCGTCGTCGCGATCGCGCGCGAGGACCTCGAGGTGACCCTCATCGAGACCATGCAGCGGCGCGCGCTGTGGCTCGAGGAGGCAGCCGCCGAGCTGGGCGTCGAGGTCGAGGTGGTGCGCTCGCGCGCCGAGGAGCTGTCGGACCGGACCTTCGACGTCGTCACGGCGCGAGCCGTGGCGGCCCTCGACAAGCTCGCGACCTGGACCCTGCCGCTCGTGGCCGACGGCGGTCACCTGCTCGCCATGAAGGGCAGCTCCGCGGCCGAGGAGATCGAGGCCGCCGGTGCGACGCTGAGCCGTCGTGGGGGCCTGGATCCCCACGTGGTCGTCGTCGGTGAGGGCGAGGTCGCCCTTCCCACTACAGTGGTCACGGTCCGCCGTGCCGACCGCGCTCCCGCCGAGAGGGAGCAGGCCGGCCGTTCGCCCAGGAGAGGAGCCCGCCGTGGCCGCACGTCGCACTGA
- the yidC gene encoding membrane protein insertase YidC — MNILYPIEWAVAWIMVQFHSLLSLFMDANSGWTWLLSIVGLTAVIRTLIIPLFVRQIRASRAMQMVAPELQAIQKKYKGKTDQESRQKQAEETMAVYREAKANPFSSCLPVLLQMPIFFALFRMLFYKLPEAAKSADGFGPLSQKLAQSAHDSTIFGSVTISSSFLAGDMSAKIIAGIIIALMCAVTFLTQKELTMRNMPPSALEGPMASTQKIMLYMLPFVYIISGPGMPIGVLMYWLTTNVWTFCQQWIIIRNSPTPGTEAEKAMQRRVNAKREKKGLEPIDFTPKKKAAPVEEQQIRVQPKKSQGGRKLSDAERLEQARAARAKAQDERRAAAEAAGEVPGVTSSSSKKRRSKNSRKR, encoded by the coding sequence ATGAACATCCTCTATCCCATCGAGTGGGCCGTGGCGTGGATCATGGTGCAGTTCCACTCCCTGCTGTCGCTCTTCATGGACGCCAACTCCGGATGGACGTGGCTGCTGTCGATCGTCGGTCTGACCGCCGTGATCCGCACCCTGATCATCCCGCTGTTCGTGCGGCAGATCCGCGCCTCGCGCGCGATGCAGATGGTCGCCCCCGAGCTGCAGGCGATCCAGAAGAAGTACAAGGGCAAGACGGACCAGGAGTCCCGCCAGAAGCAGGCCGAGGAGACCATGGCGGTCTACCGCGAGGCCAAGGCGAACCCGTTCTCGTCATGCCTGCCGGTGCTGCTGCAGATGCCGATCTTCTTCGCGCTGTTCCGGATGCTCTTCTACAAGCTGCCGGAGGCCGCCAAGTCCGCGGACGGCTTCGGCCCGCTCTCCCAGAAGCTCGCGCAGAGCGCGCACGACTCGACCATCTTCGGCTCGGTCACGATCTCCTCGAGCTTCCTCGCCGGCGACATGTCGGCGAAGATCATCGCGGGCATCATCATCGCGCTCATGTGCGCCGTCACCTTCCTCACCCAGAAGGAGCTGACGATGCGCAACATGCCGCCGTCGGCCCTCGAGGGCCCGATGGCGAGCACCCAGAAGATCATGCTGTACATGCTCCCGTTCGTGTACATCATCTCGGGGCCGGGCATGCCGATCGGCGTGCTCATGTACTGGCTCACGACGAACGTGTGGACCTTCTGCCAGCAGTGGATCATCATCCGCAACAGCCCGACCCCCGGCACCGAGGCCGAGAAGGCGATGCAGCGCCGCGTCAACGCCAAGCGCGAGAAGAAGGGTCTCGAGCCCATCGACTTCACGCCCAAGAAGAAGGCGGCTCCAGTCGAGGAGCAGCAGATCCGGGTGCAGCCCAAGAAGTCCCAGGGCGGCCGCAAGCTGTCGGACGCCGAGCGCCTCGAGCAGGCCCGCGCTGCGCGTGCGAAGGCCCAGGACGAGCGCCGTGCGGCTGCCGAGGCCGCAGGCGAGGTCCCGGGAGTGACGTCCTCGTCCTCGAAGAAGAGGCGCTCGAAGAATTCGCGCAAGCGCTGA
- the dnaN gene encoding DNA polymerase III subunit beta codes for MKFHLDRGVLADAVSWATRTLPVRPAMPILQGVRIVADASGELQLSTFDYEVSAQITLAAEVDAPGEVLVQGRMLSDIVRALPNKDVTVSLEGTKLQVRCGSARFALATLPVEEYPQLPSMPPVAGSVDAHVLAEAIGQVTVAASKDDTLPLLTGVRMEIEGEKVTLMATDRYRLALRELTWRPASPSASTTALVRGRTLQEVARSLATGSDVDIALADDSSANLIGFESSGRRTTSTLVDGDYPPVRRLFPDSVAITAVVATAPLIEAVKRVSLVAERNTPVRLTFTEGQVALEAGAGDDAQASEVLEAQLEGDDLVVGFNSGFLLDGLGALGTDFARLTFTDSIKPSVMSGQDSLEGSPDPSYKYLLMPMRI; via the coding sequence GTGAAGTTCCACCTCGATCGCGGCGTCCTGGCGGACGCCGTCTCCTGGGCCACCCGCACCCTCCCGGTCCGGCCCGCGATGCCCATCCTCCAGGGCGTGCGCATCGTCGCCGACGCGAGCGGCGAGCTGCAGCTGTCGACGTTCGACTACGAGGTCAGCGCCCAGATCACGCTCGCGGCCGAGGTCGATGCCCCCGGCGAGGTGCTGGTCCAGGGCCGCATGCTCTCCGACATCGTCCGGGCGCTCCCGAACAAGGACGTCACGGTCTCGCTCGAGGGGACGAAGCTGCAGGTCAGGTGCGGCAGTGCGCGCTTCGCCCTGGCCACCCTGCCCGTCGAGGAGTACCCGCAGCTCCCGTCGATGCCGCCCGTCGCCGGCTCCGTCGACGCCCACGTGCTCGCCGAGGCCATCGGTCAGGTCACGGTCGCCGCCTCCAAGGACGACACGCTTCCCCTGCTGACCGGCGTGCGCATGGAGATCGAGGGCGAGAAGGTCACGCTCATGGCGACCGACCGCTACCGTCTCGCGCTGCGCGAGCTCACCTGGCGACCCGCGAGCCCCTCGGCCTCGACCACGGCACTGGTCCGTGGACGCACCCTGCAGGAGGTCGCCCGGTCGCTCGCGACCGGCTCCGACGTCGACATCGCTCTCGCCGACGACTCCTCGGCCAACCTCATCGGCTTCGAGTCGAGCGGCCGACGCACCACCTCCACGCTCGTCGACGGCGACTACCCGCCCGTGCGGCGCCTGTTCCCCGACTCGGTCGCCATCACCGCCGTCGTCGCGACCGCTCCGCTCATCGAGGCCGTCAAGCGCGTGTCCCTCGTGGCCGAGCGCAACACGCCCGTCCGCCTCACCTTCACCGAGGGCCAGGTCGCCCTCGAGGCCGGCGCCGGCGACGACGCCCAGGCCTCCGAGGTGCTCGAGGCGCAGCTCGAGGGCGACGACCTCGTGGTCGGCTTCAACTCCGGGTTCCTGCTCGACGGCCTCGGCGCCCTCGGCACCGACTTCGCCCGTCTGACCTTCACCGACTCCATCAAGCCGTCTGTGATGAGCGGCCAGGACAGCCTCGAGGGCTCGCCCGACCCGTCGTACAAGTACCTGCTCATGCCGATGCGGATCTGA
- the yidD gene encoding membrane protein insertion efficiency factor YidD, translating to MSLPNLSVLPRRLLALPIRAYQVGISPYTPPACRYYPVCSQYALDAIRVHGALKGTVLALGRICRCNPASRGGVDPVPAPGMWRNPRARHPVDGHIHPTL from the coding sequence ATGAGCCTCCCGAATCTCTCTGTGCTGCCGCGCCGCCTGCTGGCGCTGCCGATCCGCGCCTACCAGGTGGGGATCTCCCCGTACACGCCGCCGGCATGCCGCTACTACCCGGTGTGCTCGCAGTACGCGCTCGACGCGATCCGGGTGCACGGCGCCCTCAAGGGGACCGTGCTCGCGCTCGGGCGCATCTGCCGCTGCAATCCCGCCTCCCGCGGAGGGGTCGATCCGGTCCCCGCACCCGGGATGTGGAGGAACCCCCGTGCTCGTCATCCTGTGGACGGTCACATCCACCCGACCCTCTAG
- the dnaA gene encoding chromosomal replication initiator protein DnaA codes for MDDTDVDYDAIWDETLRILRRDETVTERVMAFLTLSRLMAVVADTALLAAPSAWAKDVFEQRIAEPLKSALSEATGRDTRFAVTIDETLLSHDDPEPAPSPSPAPRPPRDVDNAVENTGARRTPSIAPLPETGVAATEGPAGIGRGASVTSPTTPPSAYPSGEAGIGGTGSMTIGRGPDPEPREDPSARGGDGTTLGSDSRLNAKYTFDTFVIGSSNRFAQAAASAVAEAPAKAYNPLFIYGGSGLGKTHLLHAVGHYAQNLYPGIEVRYVNSEEFTNDFINSIQSGQFGKAQEFHRRYRDIDILLIDDIQFLQRAPETMEAFFHTFNTLHNADKQIVITSDLPPKQLGGFEDRMRSRFEMGLMTDVQPPDLETRIAILRKKVEMEGTQEVPRDVLEYIASRISTNIRELEGALIRVQALHSLSRQPMDVTLAESVLKDLLAHDNGAEITATTIIAQTASYFGLTVDQITGGARTRVLVTARQIAMYLCRELTDMPLIRIGEEFGGRDHTTVMHANKKISELMKERRAIFNQVTELTARIKNSSANQV; via the coding sequence ATGGACGATACCGACGTCGACTACGACGCCATCTGGGACGAGACCCTGCGCATCCTGCGCCGGGACGAGACCGTCACCGAGCGCGTGATGGCCTTCCTCACCCTCTCCCGCCTGATGGCCGTGGTCGCGGACACCGCCCTGCTCGCGGCCCCGTCGGCATGGGCCAAGGACGTGTTCGAGCAGCGCATCGCCGAGCCGCTCAAGTCGGCGCTGTCCGAGGCCACGGGCCGTGACACCCGCTTCGCCGTGACGATCGACGAGACGTTGCTGTCCCACGACGACCCCGAGCCGGCGCCCTCCCCGTCGCCCGCGCCGCGTCCACCGCGCGATGTGGACAACGCTGTGGAGAACACGGGTGCGCGGCGCACCCCGAGCATCGCGCCCCTGCCCGAGACGGGCGTCGCGGCGACCGAGGGGCCCGCGGGGATCGGTCGGGGGGCGAGCGTGACGTCGCCCACCACCCCGCCGTCGGCGTATCCGAGCGGCGAGGCCGGCATCGGCGGCACCGGGTCCATGACGATCGGCCGCGGCCCCGACCCCGAGCCGCGCGAGGACCCCTCGGCCCGCGGCGGGGACGGCACCACGCTCGGCTCCGACTCCCGGCTCAACGCCAAGTACACCTTCGACACCTTCGTCATCGGCTCCTCCAACCGCTTCGCGCAGGCGGCCGCCTCCGCCGTCGCCGAGGCCCCCGCCAAGGCGTACAACCCGCTGTTCATCTACGGCGGCTCGGGACTGGGCAAGACCCATCTGCTGCACGCGGTCGGCCACTACGCCCAGAACCTCTACCCGGGCATCGAGGTCCGCTACGTCAACTCCGAGGAGTTCACGAACGACTTCATCAACTCGATCCAGTCCGGCCAGTTCGGCAAGGCCCAGGAGTTCCATCGCCGCTATCGCGACATCGACATCCTGCTGATCGACGACATCCAGTTCCTGCAGCGCGCCCCGGAGACGATGGAGGCGTTCTTCCATACCTTCAACACGCTGCACAACGCCGACAAGCAGATCGTCATCACCTCCGACCTGCCGCCCAAGCAGCTCGGGGGGTTCGAGGACCGCATGCGCTCCCGCTTCGAGATGGGGCTCATGACGGACGTGCAGCCGCCGGATCTCGAGACCCGCATCGCGATCCTCCGCAAGAAGGTCGAGATGGAGGGCACCCAGGAGGTCCCGCGCGACGTCCTGGAGTACATCGCCTCGAGGATCTCCACGAACATCCGCGAGCTCGAGGGCGCGCTGATCCGCGTGCAGGCCCTGCACTCCCTGTCGCGCCAGCCGATGGACGTGACCCTCGCCGAGAGCGTGCTGAAGGACCTCCTGGCCCATGACAACGGGGCCGAGATCACGGCGACGACGATCATCGCCCAGACCGCGTCCTACTTCGGGCTCACCGTCGATCAGATCACCGGCGGCGCCCGCACGCGCGTGCTCGTGACCGCCCGGCAGATCGCCATGTACCTGTGCCGTGAGCTCACGGACATGCCCTTGATCAGGATCGGGGAGGAGTTCGGAGGGCGCGACCACACCACCGTCATGCATGCGAACAAGAAGATCTCGGAGCTCATGAAGGAGCGTCGGGCGATCTTCAACCAGGTCACCGAGCTCACGGCGCGCATCAAGAACAGCAGCGCCAACCAGGTCTGA
- a CDS encoding R3H domain-containing nucleic acid-binding protein, translated as MTDNQIDPTGAAVHEAPEAPEAAVIADAESPENTVATEPAAEAPEPDADETAADTDEAEDDGAADESAEDRVRRLEEEGDIAADYLEELLDIADLDGDIDIDVDGDRASVEIRGAARLGKLNEPKGELMDALQELARLAVQTRTGNRSRLMLDIGGFRAEHRSSLQELAEKAVEQATAEGQPVPLRPMNPFERKVVHDVAKAAGLRSESDGDGKGRHVVIYPAS; from the coding sequence ATGACCGACAACCAGATCGATCCCACGGGTGCCGCCGTGCACGAGGCCCCCGAGGCGCCGGAGGCCGCTGTGATCGCGGACGCCGAGTCCCCGGAGAACACCGTGGCGACCGAGCCCGCCGCCGAGGCCCCTGAGCCGGATGCGGACGAGACCGCCGCCGACACCGACGAGGCCGAGGACGACGGCGCCGCCGACGAGTCCGCCGAGGACCGGGTGCGCCGTCTCGAGGAGGAGGGCGACATCGCCGCGGACTACCTCGAGGAGCTGCTCGACATCGCCGATCTCGACGGCGACATCGACATCGACGTCGACGGCGACCGCGCCTCGGTCGAGATCCGCGGCGCCGCCCGGCTCGGCAAGCTCAACGAGCCCAAGGGCGAGCTCATGGACGCCCTCCAGGAGCTCGCGCGCCTCGCCGTGCAGACCCGCACCGGCAACCGCTCCCGCCTCATGCTCGACATCGGCGGCTTCCGCGCCGAGCACCGCAGCAGCCTGCAGGAGCTCGCCGAGAAGGCCGTCGAGCAGGCGACCGCCGAGGGGCAGCCCGTGCCGCTGCGGCCCATGAACCCGTTCGAGCGCAAGGTCGTGCACGACGTCGCGAAGGCCGCCGGCCTGCGCTCGGAGTCGGACGGAGACGGCAAGGGCCGTCACGTCGTCATCTACCCGGCGTCCTGA
- a CDS encoding ParB/RepB/Spo0J family partition protein codes for MTQKRGLGRGLGALIPGAGPTAPRSTTAPAPAAASPEPVASPAESDAEQATSLRTRNHPRTSPEPGESGAGSRPVDMFFSGDPVGGTERPTRGSGNGRDVAGAMARAAAERRAAKKAPSRATAAKSAGAQGAASPARSTRATDAEATEATGTERSGARSAPGTTRKRTAATPSAKKTPAKKAPAAKTAAASSAPEAEPTADAEPTATQSTTASSRGRTSATKTRTARPSSATPQPADMWSEPAAAPLEPATADELAATGLEHTPAGIVAGHPADSGPASAPTDGAPAPEAGRASASTPAPSAEADADLAVQVETVTPTPAIAGSGQGEHASPAMSEEPTDEGTDTAPTGAVQAEEPAASEQAVAAVSPAAEPPAGETRTDDDATAEIAATDVDDADTDLLPVPGAEFAEIPIHEIRENPRNPRTQFDDDALDELAYSLREVGVLQPVVVRPIPATEAGESFELVMGERRWRAARRAGLASIPAIIRETSDDDLLRDALLENLHRSQLNPLEEAAAYQQLLEDFGCTQDELADRIGRSRPQISNTLRLMKLPPLVQRRLASGVLSAGHARALLSLDNPTLMEELAQRIVAEGLSVRAVERLVSTGAEPSRTRTTPRRSTYDPHVVDLTSRLSNRLEAPVRIDVGKRKGRITLEFTNLDDLERLIERIGLETQDDDSSEG; via the coding sequence ATGACGCAGAAGCGAGGCCTCGGCCGCGGGCTCGGTGCCCTGATCCCCGGTGCGGGACCGACCGCGCCCCGGAGCACGACCGCACCGGCACCGGCAGCTGCCTCTCCGGAGCCCGTCGCCTCGCCGGCCGAGTCCGACGCCGAGCAGGCCACCTCGCTGCGCACCCGGAACCATCCGCGCACGAGCCCCGAACCGGGAGAGTCGGGGGCGGGGAGCCGGCCCGTGGACATGTTCTTCTCGGGCGATCCCGTGGGCGGCACCGAGCGCCCGACGCGGGGCTCCGGCAACGGACGCGACGTGGCCGGCGCGATGGCCCGTGCCGCCGCCGAACGCCGCGCCGCCAAGAAGGCGCCGAGCCGCGCCACGGCCGCGAAGAGCGCGGGCGCCCAGGGCGCGGCTTCCCCGGCGCGCAGCACGAGGGCGACAGATGCCGAGGCCACGGAGGCCACGGGCACCGAGCGCTCGGGGGCCCGGAGCGCCCCGGGCACGACCCGGAAGCGGACTGCCGCGACGCCGTCTGCGAAGAAGACCCCCGCGAAGAAGGCCCCCGCAGCGAAGACCGCCGCTGCCTCCTCCGCACCCGAAGCCGAGCCGACGGCGGACGCTGAGCCCACGGCGACGCAGTCCACGACGGCCTCGTCGCGAGGTCGAACCTCCGCCACGAAGACGCGAACGGCACGGCCGAGCTCCGCGACGCCACAGCCTGCGGACATGTGGTCCGAGCCGGCCGCTGCGCCGCTCGAGCCGGCGACGGCCGACGAGCTGGCCGCCACCGGGCTCGAGCACACGCCGGCCGGGATCGTGGCCGGTCACCCGGCGGACTCGGGGCCGGCGTCCGCGCCCACGGACGGTGCACCCGCGCCGGAGGCCGGACGCGCCTCGGCATCGACGCCCGCGCCGAGCGCTGAGGCCGACGCCGATCTGGCCGTGCAGGTCGAGACGGTGACCCCCACCCCCGCCATCGCCGGCTCCGGCCAGGGCGAGCACGCCTCGCCCGCGATGTCGGAAGAGCCCACGGACGAGGGGACGGACACGGCCCCGACCGGTGCGGTCCAGGCAGAGGAACCGGCGGCGTCCGAGCAGGCTGTCGCCGCTGTGTCGCCCGCCGCGGAGCCGCCGGCGGGCGAGACTCGGACCGACGACGACGCGACCGCTGAGATCGCTGCCACCGACGTCGATGATGCGGACACCGACCTGCTGCCGGTGCCCGGGGCCGAGTTCGCCGAGATCCCGATCCACGAGATCCGCGAGAACCCCCGGAACCCGCGCACGCAGTTCGACGACGACGCGCTCGACGAGCTCGCCTACTCGCTGCGCGAGGTGGGCGTCCTGCAGCCCGTCGTCGTCCGGCCGATCCCGGCGACCGAGGCCGGAGAGTCATTCGAGCTGGTCATGGGCGAGCGCCGCTGGCGCGCCGCACGCCGCGCCGGACTCGCGTCGATCCCCGCGATCATCCGTGAGACGAGCGACGACGACCTGCTGCGGGACGCGCTGCTGGAGAACCTCCACCGCTCGCAGCTGAATCCCCTCGAGGAGGCGGCCGCGTACCAGCAGCTGCTCGAGGACTTCGGATGCACCCAGGATGAGCTGGCCGACCGCATCGGCCGCTCCCGGCCCCAGATCTCCAACACCCTGCGACTCATGAAGCTCCCCCCGCTCGTGCAGCGGAGACTCGCCTCGGGTGTGCTCTCGGCCGGTCATGCGCGGGCGCTCCTGTCGCTGGACAATCCGACGCTCATGGAGGAACTCGCGCAGAGGATCGTGGCCGAGGGCCTCTCGGTCCGGGCCGTCGAGCGTCTCGTCTCCACCGGCGCCGAGCCGTCCCGCACGCGCACCACCCCCCGCCGCAGCACCTACGATCCGCACGTCGTCGACCTGACGAGCCGACTCTCCAACCGGCTCGAGGCGCCCGTCCGGATCGACGTGGGCAAGCGCAAGGGTCGCATCACGCTCGAGTTCACCAACCTGGACGACCTCGAGCGCCTCATCGAGCGCATCGGGCTCGAGACCCAGGACGACGACTCCTCGGAGGGCTGA
- a CDS encoding ParA family protein, giving the protein MRALAQDHARRRELEGLVFDAPEQTRILTVANQKGGVGKTSTTVNLAAALAMGGLKVLVIDVDPQGNASTALGIDHHADVASMYEVLVESRPMDDVVQACPDIENLWCAPATIDLSGAEIELVAMVARENRLRGAIRDYLAGREKSGQERLDYVLVDCPPSLGLLTVNALVAAREVLIPIQCEYYALEGLTLLLKNIDLIKAHLNPELVVSTILLTMYDGRTRLASQVAQDVRDHFPEQTLEITIPRSVRISEAPSYGQTVLSYDPTSSGALAYRAAARELSLRPAL; this is encoded by the coding sequence ATGCGGGCCCTCGCCCAGGACCACGCCCGCCGTCGTGAACTGGAGGGACTCGTGTTCGACGCCCCGGAGCAGACCCGGATCCTGACGGTCGCCAACCAAAAGGGTGGCGTGGGCAAGACCTCCACGACCGTCAACCTCGCCGCCGCGCTCGCGATGGGCGGCCTGAAGGTGCTCGTCATCGACGTCGACCCCCAGGGCAACGCCTCCACGGCGCTCGGCATCGACCATCACGCCGACGTGGCCAGCATGTACGAGGTGCTCGTCGAGTCCCGCCCCATGGACGACGTGGTCCAGGCGTGCCCGGACATCGAGAACCTGTGGTGCGCCCCCGCGACGATCGACCTGTCGGGCGCGGAGATCGAGCTGGTCGCCATGGTGGCCCGCGAGAACCGCCTGCGCGGCGCGATCCGCGACTACCTCGCGGGGCGCGAGAAGTCGGGCCAGGAGCGGCTCGACTACGTGCTCGTGGACTGCCCGCCGTCTCTCGGCCTGCTCACCGTGAACGCGCTCGTCGCGGCGCGCGAGGTGCTGATCCCCATCCAGTGCGAGTACTACGCGCTCGAGGGGCTGACGCTGCTGCTCAAGAACATCGACCTGATCAAGGCGCACCTCAACCCCGAGCTCGTCGTCTCCACCATCCTGCTGACCATGTACGACGGTCGGACGCGCCTGGCCTCCCAGGTCGCGCAGGACGTGCGGGACCACTTCCCCGAGCAGACGCTCGAGATCACCATCCCCCGATCGGTGCGCATCTCCGAGGCGCCGAGCTACGGGCAGACGGTACTCTCGTACGACCCGACCAGCTCCGGTGCACTGGCCTATCGCGCCGCCGCCCGTGAGCTGTCCCTCCGCCCCGCTCTCTGA
- the trxB gene encoding thioredoxin-disulfide reductase, whose protein sequence is MTDPIQPITVVPGLLGTPGAASAEAAVSSAAATADDTVHEVVIVGSGPAGYTAAVYAARAEMRPIVIAGSLDAGGALMTTTEVENFPGFPEGVMGPELMAQMQEQAERFGAEILFEDATEVQLEGPIKTVTLEDGTVYRSRTIIIATGSAYRELGIDGEKEFSGRGVSWCATCDGFFFKDKDIVVVGGGDSAVEEATFLTRFGSSVTLVHRRDALRASKIMAKRAAADPKLQFAWNSQPVRISGEESVTSLTVLDTVSGEEREIRTDAVFEAIGHVPRSALFTGQIALDEQGYVVCEGRSTRTSVEGVFACGDVVDHTYRQAITAAGSGCQAALDAERYLANLSVEDAEVAAERAADQDMAVRA, encoded by the coding sequence ATGACCGACCCGATCCAGCCCATCACCGTCGTGCCCGGACTGCTCGGCACACCCGGCGCCGCGAGCGCCGAGGCCGCCGTGTCGTCGGCGGCCGCGACCGCCGACGACACCGTGCACGAGGTCGTCATCGTGGGCTCCGGGCCCGCTGGCTACACCGCCGCCGTGTACGCGGCGCGCGCCGAGATGCGGCCGATCGTGATCGCAGGGTCCCTCGATGCGGGCGGTGCGCTCATGACGACCACCGAGGTCGAGAACTTCCCCGGCTTCCCCGAGGGCGTGATGGGCCCCGAGCTCATGGCGCAGATGCAGGAGCAGGCCGAGCGCTTCGGCGCCGAGATCCTGTTCGAGGACGCGACCGAGGTGCAGCTCGAGGGGCCGATCAAGACGGTCACCCTCGAGGACGGCACCGTCTACCGCTCGCGCACGATCATCATCGCCACCGGCTCGGCCTACCGCGAGCTGGGCATCGACGGGGAGAAGGAGTTCTCCGGCCGCGGCGTGTCCTGGTGCGCGACGTGCGACGGGTTCTTCTTCAAGGACAAGGACATCGTCGTCGTCGGCGGCGGTGACAGCGCCGTCGAGGAGGCGACCTTCCTGACCCGCTTCGGCTCGAGCGTGACGCTCGTGCACCGACGGGACGCGCTGCGCGCGTCGAAGATCATGGCCAAGCGCGCCGCCGCGGACCCGAAGCTGCAGTTCGCGTGGAACAGCCAGCCGGTGCGGATCAGCGGCGAGGAGTCCGTGACGTCGCTGACGGTGCTCGACACCGTGAGCGGCGAGGAGCGCGAGATCCGCACCGATGCCGTCTTCGAGGCCATCGGGCATGTGCCGCGCTCGGCCCTGTTCACCGGCCAGATCGCGCTCGACGAGCAGGGTTACGTCGTGTGCGAGGGGCGATCGACGCGGACCTCCGTCGAGGGGGTCTTCGCCTGTGGCGACGTCGTCGACCACACCTATCGGCAGGCGATCACCGCCGCCGGGTCGGGGTGCCAGGCAGCATTGGATGCCGAGCGCTACCTCGCCAACCTGTCCGTCGAGGACGCCGAGGTCGCCGCCGAGCGGGCCGCCGATCAGGACATGGCGGTCCGAGCCTGA